CCTGCCGGTTGGGCTGATTAACCTGGGGGCCGTGCTGCTGCTGTGGGGCTACTCGGCCAGGCTAAAGAAAATGCTGCTGGTAGGCAACGTGGCCATTGCTCTGCTCTCGGCCTCCATGCTGCTGGTGGTAGCCGTTTACGACAACTCGCTGAACAAAATAACGCTGGGCTATGCGCTTTTTGCCTTTCTCATTTCCCTCATCCGCGAGATCATCAAAGACCTGGAAGATGTGAAGGGCGATGCCTCTTTCGACTGCCGCACGCTGCCTATTGTGGCAGGCCTGCGCAACACCAAGCGGGTACTCTTTCCTTTGCTGGCCCTGTTCCTGGTTTTTCTGCTGGTGGTGGTGGGGCACCCGGCCACTCCGTTGCTGTTTGACGGCTACATGCTGTTGTTTGTGCTGCTGCCCACCATCTGGCTGATCGTAAAACTGATCCGTGCCGACCGCCGACGCGACTTCGCCTACTTAAGCAATCTGAACAAATTCATTATGCTCACCGGTATCCTCTCCATGCTGCTGGTGCGCTAACAACACGATGAGCCGCTGCCAGGGAAATGCACCAGGCGCTGCCCCGAACAGTTTATACTTTGATACGCGTATAGAGAAGTATGCCGCATGCGCTGCTGCCACTTTAACGTATAACCCGCTGCCCAATGACCGGACTACCTAAAGCTGCCGAAGACTTCCGTATACTTGTTTCCTCGCCGGCCAGGTTCCGCCTGTTCATGCTATCCCGACTGCCGATGGCCTACATGGCGGGGCTGCGTGTCGTCTCCCTTACCGATGAGGGCGCCACTGTCAGCGTCCCGTTCAAGTATCTGAACAAAAACCCGTTTGGCTCTATTTACTTTGCCTGCCTCAGCATGGCCGCCGAGCTCTCGACAGGCGTGCTCTGCATGATGCATACCTACAAGGCAAACCCGGCCGTATCGATGCTGGTGGTGCACATGGAGGCTGATTTTACCAAAAAAGCCGTAGGCAAAATTGTTTTTACCTGCCCGGATGGAAAGCGCGTGCAGGAAGCGGTGGAGCAAACAAAAGTGACCGGCCAAGGCATTACCGTACATACCACAAGTATAGGCCTGAATGCGCAGGGCGAACAGGTAGCGGCCTTTCGCTATACCTGGTCTTTGAAAGTTAAAAGCCCCGCGGCAGCCTAGGCCCCGTTGCCAAAAGCCGTTTATACTTGTACCTTGCACCTCTTACCACCTGCTTTGCCCTATGAAATTACGCGCCATCTGCACCGACATCGACGGAACATTGCTCAACAGCGACCGCCAGTTGTCGCCGCGCACGCTTGCCACGTTCAGACAACTTGGCCCTGCTGTGCCCGTGATCCTGGCTTCCTCGCGCATGCCGGCCGCTATGCGCCACCTGCAGCAGGAGTTGGGTATTTTACACCAGCCGCTCATCTGTTTTAACGGGGGCTATGTAATTTATTATGAGGATGGGAAGTCTGACCCAATACAGCTGGACTCGGTACAGGTCCCGGTAGGCGTTTGCCAGGAGATTGTGGCGCTGACGCATGGCACCGACATCCATGTGAGCCTTTATGAACGCGACAACTGGTATGCCCCGCAGGATGACGAGTGGACTGAAAAGGAAGCGCGCGTAACCAAAGTAACGCCTGAAATTAC
This window of the Pontibacter liquoris genome carries:
- a CDS encoding geranylgeranylglycerol-phosphate geranylgeranyltransferase; translation: MKAYLALIRFPNLVLIVLSQALAQACLLVAGVNWGLVTRPGFWALTLSTVLIAAAGYIINDYYDIKIDAINKPGRMLVGKAVRRRPAMFAHMVLSFCGVAIGLALALPVGLINLGAVLLLWGYSARLKKMLLVGNVAIALLSASMLLVVAVYDNSLNKITLGYALFAFLISLIREIIKDLEDVKGDASFDCRTLPIVAGLRNTKRVLFPLLALFLVFLLVVVGHPATPLLFDGYMLLFVLLPTIWLIVKLIRADRRRDFAYLSNLNKFIMLTGILSMLLVR
- a CDS encoding PaaI family thioesterase, whose protein sequence is MTGLPKAAEDFRILVSSPARFRLFMLSRLPMAYMAGLRVVSLTDEGATVSVPFKYLNKNPFGSIYFACLSMAAELSTGVLCMMHTYKANPAVSMLVVHMEADFTKKAVGKIVFTCPDGKRVQEAVEQTKVTGQGITVHTTSIGLNAQGEQVAAFRYTWSLKVKSPAAA
- a CDS encoding Cof-type HAD-IIB family hydrolase, producing the protein MKLRAICTDIDGTLLNSDRQLSPRTLATFRQLGPAVPVILASSRMPAAMRHLQQELGILHQPLICFNGGYVIYYEDGKSDPIQLDSVQVPVGVCQEIVALTHGTDIHVSLYERDNWYAPQDDEWTEKEARVTKVTPEITPLAPILATWHQAGIGAHKLMCMGPADQIETLQQQLNNSFANQVHAYRSKDTYLELAPRAISKATALELLLKARFGIGMHEVIAFGDNYNDIAMLQAAGMGIAVGNARDEVKAVANAITADSKEDGVALAIEKYWL